The following proteins come from a genomic window of Rutidosis leptorrhynchoides isolate AG116_Rl617_1_P2 chromosome 10, CSIRO_AGI_Rlap_v1, whole genome shotgun sequence:
- the LOC139872805 gene encoding scarecrow-like protein 33 yields MDTLYATAMNNYLNSYNHHTVQSPFDQTLVNYPNFDPAPECYQDPSPSTTIANGDGSDNPDHYDSVLKFLNQMLMEEDDLLIKPCMYNECMALQVEAAEKSLYDVLVNKQPADSPGYSAGPTSSQESINNFSCSEEKVIDLLKESNLNYNKKRSPVREDDRDMKMANVLESDTDRLETYDEDLLLIEQEPQKFTSPELAKKMNESSKRGRPRGKKNTSTNEIVVDLRDLLTQCAQAISNYNQTSVCEVLKKIKQHCTPYGDSTERLAYYFVKAIEARLSGIGPDIYREFNLNKFPAAQTLRAYHAYIMACPFHRMSNILANGSIEKISRGKDKLHIIDFGILYGFQWPCFIKNLSMRPGGPPKLQITGIDLPQPGFRPAERVQDTGKRLAKYCKRFNVLFEYNGIAKKWDEIKIEDLNLKRNELTVVNSVNRLRNILDETVIESSPRDTVLRLIREINPDMFTLGILNGTHNAPFLLNRFREALFHFSTLFDIFDNTAPRDSQYRLMYEQEMLGREVMNVVACEGTARVERPENYKQWQSRIVRAGFRQIPLYRDKVDEVKSKVKLNYHKDFLVDEDGKWMLQGWKGRVLYASSIWKPA; encoded by the coding sequence ATGGACACCTTATATGCAACTGCCATGAACAActaccttaacagttacaaccacCACACAGTTCAATCCCCTTTCGATCAAACCCTCGTAAACTACCCGAACTTTGACCCGGCACCAGAGTGCTATCAGGATCCATCCCCGTCAACCACAATTGCTAACGGGGATGGATCCGATAATCCGGATCACTACGATTCGGTTCTCAAGTTTTTAAACCAGATGTTAATGGAAGAAGATGACTTGTTAATAAAGCCGTGTATGTACAACGAATGTATGGCGTTACAAGTCGAAGCGGCTGAGAAATCGTTGTACGATGTTCTTGTCAACAAGCAGCCAGCCGATTCGCCCGGCTACTCAGCCGGGCCCACCAGCAGTCAAGAGAGCATTAATAACTTTTCGTGCAGTGAAGAAAAAGTAATCGATCTCCTTAAAGAAAGTAACTTGAATTACAATAAAAAGAGAAGCCCTGTTCGAGAAGATGATCGAGACATGAAAATGGCAAACGTTTTGGAATCAGATACTGATCGGTTAGAAACATACGATGAAGATTTGTTATTAATTGAACAAGAACCTCAAAAGTTTACGTCACCTGAATTAGCGAAAAAGATGAACGAATCGTCGAAACGAGGAAGACCACGAGGGAAGAAAAACACGAGCACTAATGAAATCGTGGTTGATTTGCGGGATTTGTTAACGCAATGCGCGCAAGCGATTTCAAACTATAATCAAACTTCTGTTTGTGAAGTATTAAAAAAGATCAAACAGCATTGTACTCCATATGGAGATTCGACAGAAAGATTGGCGTATTATTTCGTTAAAGCAATCGAAGCTCGTTTATCGGGAATTGGGCCGGATATTTATCGGGAATTTAATCTGAACAAGTTTCCGGCTGCTCAAACGTTAAGAGCGTATCACGCGTACATAATGGCGTGCCCGTTTCATCGCATGTCAAATATTTTAGCAAACGGGTCGATTGAGAAAATTTCGAGAGGAAAAGATAAACTTCATATTATCGATTTCGGGATTTTATACGGGTTCCAATGGCCATGTTTCATCAAGAACTTATCAATGAGACCCGGGGGCCCGCCGAAGCTTCAGATAACCGGCATTGATCTTCCGCAACCCGGGTTCCGACCCGCGGAGCGGGTCCAGGATACGGGTAAACGTCTTGCGAAATACTGCAAGAGGTTTAATGTGCTATTTGAGTATAACGGGATAGCAAAAAAATGGGATGAGATTAAAATCGAAGATCTGAATTTAAAAAGAAACGAGTTGACTGTGGTCAACTCGGTCAACCGGCTCCGGAATATACTTGACGAGACGGTAATAGAGAGTAGTCCTAGAGATACAGTCTTGAGGTTGATAAGAGAGATCAACCCAGACATGTTTACTCTCGGGATTCTCAACGGGACCCACAATGCACCGTTCTTGCTGAACCGGTTCAGGGAGGCTTTATTCCATTTCTCGACTTTATTCGATATTTTCGACAACACGGCGCCTCGAGACAGTCAATATAGACTTATGTATGAGCAAGAGATGTTAGGGAGGGAAGTTATGAATGTGGTAGCGTGTGAAGGGACAGCTCGAGTTGAGCGGCCCGAGAACTATAAACAATGGCAATCAAGAATTGTTCGGGCCGGGTTTCGGCAGATCCCGTTGTATCGGGATAAAGTGGATGAAGTGAAGAGTAAGGTTAAATTGAATTACCATAAAGATTTTCTTGTGGATGAAGATGGTAAATGGATGTTACAAGGATGGAAAGGGAGAGTTCTTTATGCAAGTTCCATATGGAAGCCTGCATAA